AGTTGTAATGACCACAATGAAATAACCCATAATCTAAGGTTAGCGATCTGCCAGCAATTAGAAGAAAACCAATCAACAGACTAGATGTAAATATGTCGTACACACCTTCGTCCAAATGGAGCCCTCATTGACCAGAGAAACTTCAACCAACTGCTGAAGTGCCCCGCGTTTCCTTATGCTTGCATCCCCATCATTTCCATTAGACACCTATAGATAAATAAGGAAACAGTGTCGAGCTCAATGCTTATAGAAGGTGTCAGAAAGGGTCCAACGTGTGTGCCAAGCCAGAGAACCATTTCCTTCAGAAAACATAGCAGCAAGCTCCCTGAGTTacctgatgaagaatctgaggaaTACTAGGGCCAGATTCAGGTGAAGAGCTGACTTTAACAGGTGAAAGCTTCTCAAGACTAGAGACTGCTTCGGGAGAACTTTCATTCGCAGGCTTCAATTCAGTCATCCCTCCAAGATCGGAGGCCATGTACCTGTTTATATCTACACGTGGAGTTGACAAAGAACTCTCCAAACACAGGCTATGATCTACAGTTTCAGGCTGCGTTGTCCAGGATGTTCTGTTTTCAGCTGAGGTACTGGCGTCGTACATCAGATCCTTGCTTGCAGAAATAGGAACACCCTTTTTGGAACCAGCCTCGAAACTGCGATAGATGTTCTCATGAGTTTCATCAGAAGCAGCTTGACCAGCAGACACTGTGTTTTGGGATGACTCCTGCAGGGAATTCCATTTCCTGACACCATCGCTATCAACAGAACCTGCAGAATATCTTCCAAAAAAGTTGCTTTTCTTTGAAACTACAGTGTATCCCTCTTCGGAAGAAGTTCCAACAATATCTGACTGGTCATAGAAAGATTTGGAACGCTGTCTCTCTTTCTTGCTTTGTACAAAATTCATAAGGTCAACCTCTATACGCGGGCTGTACTGCTTCAGTGCTCGTCTGATGGAATTTTGTTCCTCAACTGATAAACTGAGAATAAAGTTGAGGACTGATGTGGAATCAAAATGGGTAAATACTGATATAATGCAAGTAATAGCGGCTTCCTTTAGTTTTGTATTTTTATCGTGTACCAAAGGTGCTAACTTGGCCAGCCAAAGTTTTAGAATACCACTATTCCCGGATTCAGAATTCACTGCATGCTTATTGAAAGATTTGATAGCAAACTCAATAACAGCTAATTTAGCTTTTGGTGACCTCTGCTCATCCAACGAACGAAGCAATGCAGGTAAAAGAGAATCCACTCCATAAGCTTTGCTCACAATTTTCAAAGTTGTGGTGCACGGTTGGCGTACTAACTCCTTCGGATCAATTAACCGTGAGAAGACATGCGGTAAGATCCTCTCCATATAGCTTTCGAAAGGCCTTCTGCAGGCTGGAATGATCTCTGCTAATGTTGAAAGGGCTGCTTGTGCAACTTTATGGTGAGGGTCATCCAAGTGGTGAAAGAACAGTTTCATGACCTTCTCAAAACTCTGTGTGACTTCTTGAATACCCCTTGGTCCTTGTTGCAGCAAAGTCCTTAGAAAATTGAAAGCAGCAACTCTAGCAGACCAATCGGAAGTTGGACTTAGGCCCTCAGTCAAAGCATCATTTAGAGATGCTGGACCATCCACATAGTTTCCCATGTCATTATGTGCTAGCTGACTATCATCaaaactgtttctgctgcttGCAGAAACCCGTGCAGTGACAGGTTTCCTCAAAAGTGGCCGCTGGAAATTGGGAACGTAACTATTATGAGAATCCCTAAAGTTAGCATCTTTATAGGGTGTGTCAAGGTATGTCTTGTCCATGTGTGATGCCACATATCGCCTGCTTGCCCTGTTATTTGTATTGTCTTCGAAGGAACTTACTTCTTGCTGCCTTTCAGAACCTCTTTTTGCTGTATACGACAACGATAAAGCTGATAAAGTCTCACTTCCAGCATTACTGAGATATGAATATGTACGTGGATCTTTGGAACAATGACTCTGAGGATTGATGAAATCTGACACCATAGAACCACCATTTCGACTACTACCTCTAGATATATTAGAAACAGTTGAATCCGCAAACACGGAATTTGTCAAATGGTTTGAAGCAGAAACAGAGGCTGGAAATGGTGGGTCACGAGCTGATGGAGGGTCAACTCCTGCACTAGGAGCAATAAGAATGAAGCTTAGCCGTTCAGACTTGCTCGGAGACAGATAGCTAATTTCGTGCAATTACACACAGCATTTTTATTATCAAGATGAACTAATTCAACAGCCAGATCAATAGTTAACGAGCTATAAAATGAATACCTAGATCCAAGCTTGTTGACCGCATAGTAGAAGAATTGTGTTTGTCAGACATTTCAAGACCTCTCAGCATGCTCTCAATAGCAGTAACCTTTTGTTTACTTGCATGGAGAACACTTTCAAGGCTCCGTTCAGTACCTTTTCCAAGTGATTTTGCTTGTGATAGAAGCAAACCAGAAGAAACAGATGTACTGGAGTTCACGCTTGCAGATCTATCCATTGCGACAATTGCAGATGTTCCATATCCAGTAGAAGCAGGTGCTTGAGATGGAGTGCGCAATGCCGGCACGCCCCTTTCCCGCAGTGATGGAGAAGCATATCGTCTGTGCACACCCCCATCCTCGTCATTTATTATCTGTGCAACTTTGATGAAGTTAGGTTTCATTATAAATATATTTATTAGCTATTCTTACTCAAACTGTAAGCAAATGAAACCATATACCCTTTGAATCACAGGATCAAAAGAGGAAAATAGACGTCGAGAACGTTCTGGCCAGGTTTTTGTGAACATGCGATAGCAAGTTCTTGCAGTAGACCGTACCTGTAGAGTTCAAAAAGTTTAACTTCTTTAGATGATTAACTCATTATAGCAGCAATTCTCCACTCGAAAGGAAAAACTAATTGTTTTAAATCTTGTAGCCTGAGGATACCCATGACAACATTTCAAAGACGATCTACTAACTTCAAGGTTATACCTCACTCATTGCATCCCCCACACAACATTTAATAAGATCTTCATAAAGATCAGCCGCTCTTTGTATCTCAGGCTCATCAGCCCAGTACTCCAAAATCAGAAGAGCGTATTCGCAACACCTGAGAAACAAACAATCAATTACACAAACCGATGAATGCGAGCATAGCTACGCTCAAAcctaaagaaaagaagagaacacCTGGCACGAAGTATAGCACTGCGATCATTCTTCGCACAGTCAGCTACACGGGGAAGTACACGTGCAACTTTACAGTTGCGCAACATCTGAAGGAGCACGAGATACATTCAGGTATCAATAAGACTAAGAAAgagggagagagaaagagagggaGGAAGGATATAATATTGATTACCGTTTTTATGCAGTTATCTGCAGACTCAGCAATCACGAGTACAGTTATTACTACGAGCTTAAATAGAACCTGAAACATAATAACCAGAGTCTCAGTTAAGAAGGATACAAAGCCAGCAGCACTACGCAAGAGAAAAGATGAACTTACTGGAATGAACATTTCAGCACAAGCCTCAAAATCCCCGAGAAGCTCCTTAGATAACAAGCTCAAGAGATGACAAGCCTAGAGAAGGAATACCAATTAGTGAAAGGTGCAAAACTAACTGCATTTCCATCGACATGAATGCCAATCCAACAGCAATAACGTGATTCCATAGAAAATGAATATTCAGAAAAACTATCTCGACATGTCACCAGTCTTATGCGGATAAGCGTCAACTCAACAATCATCTACGAGTAATATTCTTTTACGAAGCtgtaatataaatatatatgactaCACCAGTGTGAATACCTGCTTTACTATACTTGAGCGCCGATCAGACAGTTGTGTGCTAAGGGGTGGAACAAGCTGCTTCAAAAGTGCAGGGAAACATGGATAATCAGTAGCACCTGATATGACAAAATTACACCGTCACAGACagcttttgaaaagaaaataatagCAGCTACACATGTACATAAGCTACATCAAATTCTGAGCAAAGGGCAATAAAAGATTAGTACTACTTATAAATACAAAACATAAGAAGTCTATAAGCTTCTCAAAATGCATGACAAAACACAGAATGGCAAGCAGAAGGAATTAAAGGATAAAATGATGAACTAACAATAAAAACTTCACTCAGGGCTTTCAGTTATGCAATACGTAGTAATATATAAAGATCAGATCTAAATAAAGTCATAAACTTCGTGTTctagtgtccaaaaataaaataaagacacAGACAGAAACAGGTTGAAACGGAGATGTGAGTCATCATTTTATATTGGATAAAAGATGAGTCAGTACAAACCTCCAAAGATAAGGCCTTCCACTCTTTGCATGGCAGCTATTCGGACAGACCAGTCTTTCTCCGGAACAAGAATAGACCCAATCTTATCAAATTCCCTAACTAGCTCCTTCTCGGAGTACACTTTTATAGGATCTACAGGCTTTTCCACCACATCACTTTCTCCTGCACCTCATGAAGGAGACACAATATGAACCTCAGAAGGCAGACAATACAAAATCGTATAATTAGATGTGCAAGCGTAACATTGAACAGAAACTGATAAAATAGTTAGCAAAAATAACGCTGAACAGAATTGTATTGACATTCCAAGTAACACAAGTCACATGGAGCAGATCATAAGCACAAAACAGTGAAACACGGGGAAAGCCCACACAGAATCTCAGACACACATACTGCAAGAAATATGGTAGAAATAGCCAAGCATCCAAAAACACATTAAAACTCTGCAACATCTCAGCCACGTCAAGTACACAAGTTCATCTAAAAGACATCTTACAAAACGACATCAAATGCCATAGCTGACCAACTTTCTAAAGAATGTCATAAACAATTAGCATCGATATCTAAAAGCTAAATCATCTAAAGTACATACTAACCTCCAGCAAGAGAAATTTCACGAGTTGAATTCTTAGCCTTAGGACTGCTCCTTTTCTGGTTAACATTCGCAGACTTCATTTGTGCTACATGTCCATCTGAGCTGCGAGTCTTTGGTTCAATTTTCTCTAACCTGGCATTAATATCCTTAACCTGCAGTGTTGGTTGCGCGAATCAGTATTTAGTTAGGCAAATGTGAACCCTATACTGCtgtttataaaaaagaaaaaacattctGCGGAGTTAAACAAAGGCCTATTTCAGGTACGGAATAAACAAAATCACTAATAATCACCATAAATGTTGGGAGATTATAACGCTGCAATTCTTCGCGAAACTGAGGCCCAACTTGTGTATACATCTCCTGGGGAGAGAAAGGAATAAAAATTAGTGAACAGTAgcttaaaaattaaaaatcacttCAAGTGTTACATTAATTTGAAGCCATGACCATATGAACCTAgaagagcaccaacaaaaccattCGATAGAGACTTGACATCCCAAGATATAGTAAGCATGATTGTTGATAAACTTATCCATCAGACAACCAGCAATTCAGCTTACAGTACAGTTCAACTAGAAATATAATTGGACGATACCTCCATGACAAGGAGATAAGATAATCCATCGTGGAGGGGCCTAATAACCATCTTTACTTTAGTCTTCACCAATTTACAAGTTGATTAGTCAATCATTCAGTTGCGTGTAGACTGCAACACGTTAAAAATAGGGTGGTGACAGAGAAGTATGGTCAATACTTAACAACAGGGCAGGGGTTGACCACGATATGTGTACACCAAATCTTCCTCTAACAAATTCTATTATATACTTTGATTCATTATGCACAATTCGAGTATATGAGCATCCTTAATTGTATGTACTATGTGCATCTCCTAAATAATAGAAATTAAAGCAGCGCATTACATACTAGCAAATACAATAATACATGAACACAAAATTGCCTCAAACACTGACCTCAATACATGATACAGCTGCTTCTCTTACAGCATGATTCGAGTCATTTAACATCTGCAAGATCTGAATGTACAAATATAGAAACATCAATTAAATATAAGAGGTATTAGATGCATCATACATCTTCAGAGGGATGAGATATATATGCAACTTCTACTTCCATTACTTAACAGTTCAATAATATGACAATAATTAGTTCTCTACACCGAAGCTGGGAGCTTTTAGTTATTTCCTGTTGGGTGTGATTAACAGATAGTGAAATAACTCGAGTCAGCTATATGGTTCTCTAACAAATTATACAGATCAATTGAAGGAGGGAAAAAAAATCCAGTCAAGTTTATACTGCAGTAACCTTATTGGTTAATTCACAAAATGCATAGCTGACATACCGGAGGAAGTATAACTCGTTGAAGGGGAAGCTCAGTAGATGCAAAAAGCCCAATAGCTGATGTGACAGCCCGTGCAAATTCTTCCCTAACTCTCCAGCTTTTGTGTGTCCAGGCATAAGAACCAGCTCTTTCAACAATGATTGTCGGAGATGATACCTGCATTATTGATTTCAGTGCTATCCGTTATTTGCGGGTTATCAAACTACTCAAACAGTGACTAAAAGTTATACGGACGATATACTTCAAGGAGAACAGAGTTTCCTCACAACAATCTGAAGCACTACAATAATTTGAATCTTCTAAAGATGGAATTGGCTTTTTGCCGCCAATGACAAAGAAATTTCAAAAACCCAAGAAATTTCTTATAAACCCAGCAGGCCAGGACAGTTCAACTTTTAGGTTGCATCACGTTTTTGTTGGTTACAtgaaacatatctttcaagtctcaTACCCATTGCTGGGTACCTCTGTAGTAGTCAGGTAGCGCATATAATTTCAGTGTGGCTAGTAATATAAAAATGCTTTTAGAAGGGGAAAAAAATGCTTCTTCTCTGAATAAAGCGCACAGCCACGTAATTTCTCTCAGTGGCAAATTCAACACTAACAGCCATCATACCACAGGAAGCAAGCCCTATCTTTTGGTGACATTAACCTATCTATGGAAATTTAAAGGCTCAACAGAAATCATAACAGAAAGGTGCATTTAGCAATACATGTCACGTGGGACAAAATGAACCTTTCCCATATAACACCATTTCTCCAGTAAATAACGGGAAGAAAATAGAAACTGGAAAGGAACTTGGATGGTCACCCCagaaaatttctttgaaaatacgaccaaaactaaaaaagaaacGTATCCCTAGCTGTACTGTGGACAACAAGATCAACTACTTCAAGACATAATATTATTGGACCAATCCATCAAATTAGtgcaaatttaccaaaatcagcgacCTTCACGTGGGATAATTTTAAATGCACCACAatcatatgagattgaatatccAAATCTAATTTAGTGGTTTTAaatggaaaattttgaaattaccTCCATCAGAGTAAGTAGAAGACTACGAGCAGCATCCCTTACAGGTTGTTTAGCATCACCTAATCTCTCAACAACAGCAGGAACAAGTGAATTGAAATGTAATTTCAAATGTTCACCAGACAATACAGCAGCAAAAGCTAATGCTTGTAAAGCACcttgtgaaaccctaaaattattaTCTTTCAAAAGATCTAAACAACAATCAACCAAACTAGTAATTTCCATTGATGTCATGCTTTTTCTAGATGCTTCTAATAATGAATGAACTCTTTCAACTCCAGCCATTCTCTCTTTAGTATCCTTTGATCTCGCCATTTCTAATGCCTCTTCCATTTCTCAAGAGAGGGTTTTTAAGGGTTACGGTTTTCAACGGATCTACTCTTTAACTCTCCCAGATCTACTGAAACTCTACCTTTCGCGGGAGATTTTGACGCAAAAACAAGTTGCAGAAGAGAGATAAGAGGGGAGTGAAGTGTGAAAGTTTTTGTCCAAACTTTTTTCTTGCTAGATTAACGGAGATGATGACATGTCTAGTTACAGGGGTTGATAAAATTAACCATGATTTTTGACATTAATTTGCTCCTCTTGCCAGTTGCCACTGCAATATTTAAAGAGGTGCTTTACCGATAAGGGTAATTTTGGAATTTTGAGGTTTATATACGTGCCTCGACAATGCACTGTTACTTTCCGGTACTTAACTTTATTGTGAACCGAAAAACACCCGTTTTTCCTGAAAAACGGTCTTAAGCATATAGTCTCGCCTATATAATGccgataaatagaaaataaatgCAGTTTTTTACGACCGTTTTTCCGTTATCACACACGTTATAATTGTTTTCTTAAAATTAGttttaaatttctttttcttctaaataacattttaacatgCGTATTTTAGAATTGTTTTCCCATTATCACGCGCGTTGTAATTGTGTAAATAACTTTCTTGCAATCTCTTTTGAGTTTTTTTTCGTCTCTAGGTTAAAATCTTAACACTtagaattaaaattttaaaataatacaGGGAATCTACATGATTAAAAACTTCAAATTTGAAAAACATAAGACTATTAAACTAGTGTTCAGAAATTTTAATGGTTATAATTCACCGTCACGACTTTTATCAAACTTTCGAAAATTTGtataataaaaatactaaaacactTTTAGAAAAATTTACTCCCTCGTCTGTCAATAAGTGACCTagctcaagtttgcacaattcttaaagcAAAGCGGGGATAGGAGTATTTTTTAGCTatatttttacaattatatccttatggataacaattagtaaaatttagaaatgattcatctctcaaactataccacggATATTCGTAAACTCTATATCATTAGGAAGCATTTtaaaagaacgcgcaattgggggatatcaaaactaattgggggatagaggaaaaagacaaaaactggatccaaatatcaaatcagggtcaccccttatccaagtatttttttaaatcctaatctacccctcactaatcaggtttagtggttaataataattaataaaaatcttaagtatttgttaaatgattcgtatgtatttgtatttgtatttgggtgagtgagatgagagtagaaagatggaaaaaaaattgagagggaattttttttggtgaaagcggaggatgattgtgaagagagaattgctgctaagaggttgaaaatttgatttttttttctttgaatccatcaTTGTTGCAGTTGAAATAGCTCGGTgtcggcattgtattcaaccgaaaaaccatgccggcatttgttggaaattttcataaatgtttgccactatcCGGGGAGGTCCGGGGGGCGTAGCCCCTCCCGGGACTTTGTCTCGTAAcaaaattttctggttttgatcttcaaaacctttttttttgttttaatcagtccactatcggcacagtcagttaattctcgagcatgccggtatctatgccggcatagtatgttgcttaaatttctatgctggcacatgatgaaaagtatccagaaaattaattttttttcacttgactaccggcattgataggatgttctcgagcatgccggaatTTAGTTCCGACATTgaattcatcaattccggcatggtcttcatcacttccggcgatgtaaaaatatatttccggcatggtcttcatcacttccgacatggtcttcatcacttccggcgatgtaaaaaatatatttctggcatggtcttcatcatttccgacatggtcttcatcacttccggcatggtcttcatcacttccggcatggccttcatcatttccgacatggtcttcatcacttccggcatgccCTTCATCAGTaccggcatgatcttcatcacttccgaatgtgaaaaaaataaatcgttttcaaagtaaggagccggcagagaaggagaagagaatctgaaagggagtggggaaaattaagaatttgaaagggaatggggaACATTTGGGTTTCAAAGCtttaaccctaaaagagattaataagaagtgaagatggaaatgggggatatgattttcttttttgattttaagttttttgatttttattttgagggaaagGTACTTTAGTATTTTTccccccaaaaaacaccccttagcagacactattggttgggggaagtaactcatatcccccaattagttttcatatcccccaattgtgtGTTCAAAAAACACCtacttaacgaatataaacacGATTATTAAATTATGCATATatcttatactaacaataatcaattaaaagggtagttttagaaatatcccatcttttaatgatataggtcatctattagtgagacaaaatttaaaaatgaataggtcaTCTATTAGAAATGGATAGGTCATCtattagtgggacaaaatttaaaaatggATAAGTCATCTATTTACGGACCAAAGGattattaaaaggaaaaaaaaaacttagtaaACGTTTTTTGGACTTGTTATAATGTTTTCACGCACGTTATAACCGTTAAATAAGAAtttcaaatctttttttttatatttaaccgttataactctcgttattttattatttttttaaaagtacaaaaaacaagttttttccCTAAATAACGCGTTTGTAGCCCGATTCGTACTCACACCCATCATAACATGTTATAACGGTCACACTTAATACATGTGATCTGAGCCGCgacccgtttttcaaaccttggtatGAACTATGAACTGTATGAGTTGTATGTCATGCGTCTGCCCTGACAATTTAGAGTATTACGGTACACCGAGGCCGGTTCAACTTGTGACTATTTTGAAGTGGCTCAACATTCTTGTATTTCAAAATGTAGAAGGAAAAAATGCGGTTTAGTCTCCGTCCAATACAAAATGGTCCTTTTTTTTATTcgaaataaatatgaaaagtacACAAATAATCTTcatgatttacaatttagtccaaatatttacagtttagtaCAAAATGATTCATCATGATGTCATTAATTTTAAATagtataaaaataattaaaaaaacgaTTTATCTTTCAAATCGCTAGTCCAAAAtttgcaaactttatatattcggaaagctctttccgagatctACAAAAAGAGCACCCACATGATTATATaattttcaattaattttttttaatttacactgGTGTGGAACTATGTACACGACTGCAAAATTCCAGAAAGTCCAACATCCATACTTATAAAACATGCAATATATCCATGAGACGAGACAATattgtacaactatgtgcacacctGCAACCAGAAAATCCAATATCCACGCCAATAAAACATGCCATATATTCATGAGACAGAACGgtcgtgtacaactatgtacacgtctacaaaatccaaaaaatccaaaattcatacCCAAAATGCAGGTCATATATTCATGAGAAAAGACAAGATGCACCAGTTTATACACACATACAACTTGAATCGACTACTTAAGCACCAATAACGCTATCCACGTCGAATAAACTTAACATTGAAACTCATATGGATTTGAACCATCTCCGCGAACCTTGTGATAGACCGGACgctctaccattttgagcttATGAGTCCCATTACAAACTAATTGGGAATTTTAGGAGCATTTCAAACAAAAaaagattgtgcaagcaatgtCAAATCTAATTTATGTGTTTGTGTTACATCAAGAATACAAAGCACAGTTTGGATAACTTttcctatgtaaagagtggtcaggatttgtccttgggAAAGATAAATCCATGACGCGGTTTTGCTGTTAAAACTCTCTATGTTTCCGTCACTACACTTCCTCTTAATTGTCCTCCATTATTACCTGATTTCAGGAtttaaaggaagaaaaaagaatattGAAACCTTTCGCTTCTTCATTCGTGTTAAAAGTTCTACGTTTTGCCCTTCTGTGTCCCAGAGTATTAGTCCTAATGAGTGAGAAACATAATTGGGAAAAATGAGAGTAGAGAGATTAATGGGTAGTATAAACTCTTTGGTTGCGTAAATAAGTTTCGAGTATATAGTTTTCGAGAGAGCTAATGGAATCATAAATCAGAGGAATAGGAAAGAATATAAAATCCCCACCtcctgtgtgtgtgtgttttttttttgaaattgtttTTGAACCAAAATTTACACTTGAATTTCAAATTCCTTTGGTTTTCGAGAGAGATAACTTTATTTCGAATTTCATATTCCTTCGGTTTTTCCAATTTAAGTGAAAAGTCTGTTCTTGGATTCTTAGTTTTTATTAATGAGATCTTACAGGGGTTGATCTGTAAATAGAGTTATGGAAGATATATGGTGGTCCTTCTGTGGATGATCCAATGAAGAATAGATACGAATAGTTTATTGGTTCCCTTAAGGTACGTTGATTGATTTTGAATTCATCACTTTTATGGAAATTTTGGATGTCGGGTATTTCTTTGATTAAATCATTAATTCCGAATTCGTTTGGTATTACTATTGGGTACGTTGATTGATTTTGTATTCTTAGGTTAATTGTTGCTATTGCTTTCCTCCTTACTATGCGTCGTAGCCCATAGTGTTGTTTCTTCTTTAGCACAGGGTGATTtctctattaaaaaaaaatacaggGTGATTTTCGGGGTACCAGATGGTCCATTCTCACTAAGGTCAGAGATCTCAATCAAGATCACCTCGGCAATATTGGATCACGTAGGAAGAAGTAAACATGAGCTCTAAACCCAGAATATGAACTGGACCTCTATTTCATTCTCAACTTTGCTGGTAAGTACTTCTTCTCAAATTTTATATATGAAACATAGAGTGTGCATATTGATTCTTTGATTATAAGTGTTACCACTTGAAATTTAAATGACACCAAGATATCAGATTGTCCACTAATTATTGAGCTTATGACAATATATTGCAGAAAATGAGTTGCAATGATATGTCAAAGAAAGAGATATTAGTGAAAAGAATTCGAAGGATCTTCGGTCTTATAGACAAGGAATCCATCAACCAGATTTGTTTACTAGATTTTGGTTTTTTCGGTCTTTTTTGTAACGACATTTTCAAATTTGATGTTCCTGCAAATGCTTTTGATATTGCTTCGAAGAAAGATAGATGATGATACAAGGTGAACCATTTACTGATTATTTCCTAAGATTTTATTATGAAGGATCACATGATCTTAGTATTCAGGTATTATCTCTTTCAATTcaagtttgttttttttggatGAGTTGtactttttgatttcttttgttaAATAAGATTGAGGATGTGGAACCAAAAGTAGTTGGATATATGGAAAAAGGTAGTTACTTTCAAGGATTTGaaatgtgaaaaatactataaccccctactatatgggttcaacatatagaagccccatgcaaagatgagggtacccaaatatacctcaaactaaaacttttccacatataatTCCTTTAtccaaaagtgattgtttatggactgagtcgagacaatacaacaaatcggttcacacttcgtgtaatcgtctatggatacgagatcgagacaatacaacaacgaagtatgttcacttgataaaaggttcggacttaaccaaacacaataagattacttatcaagtaaataggaattaacgtttgtgtaatttactttaaattataataacaacaattataattgcggaaaataaaagtaaatgacacaacaagattttgttaacgaggaaaccgcaaatgcagaaaaaccccgggaccttgtccagaatagaatactctcatgattaaaccgctatacaaaatcaaaccaacttcgtatagttgagaccaagcaactaaacctatagttcacctagttccgtctgtattcccacgcctccgacctgtaataagtcacgtacttggaacaactcctttggttcgtattccaaacagtaaaggaaca
This DNA window, taken from Papaver somniferum cultivar HN1 chromosome 3, ASM357369v1, whole genome shotgun sequence, encodes the following:
- the LOC113358306 gene encoding CLIP-associated protein-like isoform X4, translating into MEEALEMARSKDTKERMAGVERVHSLLEASRKSMTSMEITSLVDCCLDLLKDNNFRVSQGALQALAFAAVLSGEHLKLHFNSLVPAVVERLGDAKQPVRDAARSLLLTLMEVSSPTIIVERAGSYAWTHKSWRVREEFARAVTSAIGLFASTELPLQRVILPPILQMLNDSNHAVREAAVSCIEEMYTQVGPQFREELQRYNLPTFMVKDINARLEKIEPKTRSSDGHVAQMKSANVNQKRSSPKAKNSTREISLAGGESDVVEKPVDPIKVYSEKELVREFDKIGSILVPEKDWSVRIAAMQRVEGLIFGGATDYPCFPALLKQLVPPLSTQLSDRRSSIVKQACHLLSLLSKELLGDFEACAEMFIPVLFKLVVITVLVIAESADNCIKTMLRNCKVARVLPRVADCAKNDRSAILRARCCEYALLILEYWADEPEIQRAADLYEDLIKCCVGDAMSEVRSTARTCYRMFTKTWPERSRRLFSSFDPVIQRIINDEDGGVHRRYASPSLRERGVPALRTPSQAPASTGYGTSAIVAMDRSASVNSSTSVSSGLLLSQAKSLGKGTERSLESVLHASKQKVTAIESMLRGLEMSDKHNSSTMRSTSLDLGVDPPSARDPPFPASVSASNHLTNSVFADSTVSNISRGSSRNGGSMVSDFINPQSHCSKDPRTYSYLSNAGSETLSALSLSYTAKRGSERQQEVSSFEDNTNNRASRRYVASHMDKTYLDTPYKDANFRDSHNSYVPNFQRPLLRKPVTARVSASSRNSFDDSQLAHNDMGNYVDGPASLNDALTEGLSPTSDWSARVAAFNFLRTLLQQGPRGIQEVTQSFEKVMKLFFHHLDDPHHKVAQAALSTLAEIIPACRRPFESYMERILPHVFSRLIDPKELVRQPCTTTLKIVSKAYGVDSLLPALLRSLDEQRSPKAKLAVIEFAIKSFNKHAVNSESGNSGILKLWLAKLAPLVHDKNTKLKEAAITCIISVFTHFDSTSVLNFILSLSVEEQNSIRRALKQYSPRIEVDLMNFVQSKKERQRSKSFYDQSDIVGTSSEEGYTVVSKKSNFFGRYSAGSVDSDGVRKWNSLQESSQNTVSAGQAASDETHENIYRSFEAGSKKGVPISASKDLMYDASTSAENRTSWTTQPETVDHSLCLESSLSTPRVDINRYMASDLGGMTELKPANESSPEAVSSLEKLSPVKVSSSPESGPSIPQILHQVSNGNDGDASIRKRGALQQLVEVSLVNEGSIWTKYFNQILTVVLEVLDDSDSSIRELALSVIVEMLNNQKESMEDSVEIVIEKLLHVTKDTVAKVSSEAEQCLTLVLSQYDPFRCLTVIVPLLVSEDEKTLVTCINCLTKLVGRLSQQELMTQLPSFLPALFDAFGNQSADVRKTVVFCLVDIYIMLGKSFLPYLEGLNSTQLRLVTIYANRISQARSGTTIDANHG